One window of Phycisphaeraceae bacterium genomic DNA carries:
- a CDS encoding sigma-70 family RNA polymerase sigma factor: MFSMRTTTALLHGLGEPGNSSAWEELDGRCRPIMLAVCRRMGLTHAEAEDAVQAAMVSFVEAYRQGKYDRERGRLSAFIITILRHRAIDRVRQARQRREANECAAGLEATSEHEVERFWLDERQNQILREALAQLREGGTDERMIAAFELYGLRGVEIDEVIAQLGMSREEVYNAKYRVTKRLQPIVARLDELYEDV, encoded by the coding sequence ATGTTCTCAATGAGGACCACAACCGCGCTGCTGCACGGACTCGGAGAGCCGGGCAACTCGTCTGCCTGGGAAGAGCTTGACGGCCGATGCCGGCCGATCATGCTGGCGGTCTGTCGGCGGATGGGTCTTACGCACGCCGAGGCGGAGGACGCGGTGCAAGCCGCGATGGTCTCGTTCGTCGAGGCCTATCGACAGGGCAAGTACGACCGTGAGCGGGGGCGTCTGAGCGCGTTCATTATCACGATTCTCCGCCATCGCGCGATCGATCGCGTGCGGCAGGCGCGTCAACGTCGTGAAGCGAACGAGTGTGCCGCGGGGCTAGAGGCAACGAGCGAGCACGAAGTCGAGCGATTCTGGCTTGACGAGCGGCAGAACCAGATCCTGCGAGAGGCACTTGCGCAGCTTCGCGAGGGCGGCACGGACGAGCGGATGATCGCGGCCTTCGAGCTGTATGGTCTGCGAGGGGTTGAAATCGACGAGGTTATCGCACAACTCGGTATGTCGCGTGAAGAGGTGTACAACGCGAAGTATCGTGTCACAAAGCGGCTCCAGCCGATCGTTGCACGCCTCGACGAGTTGTACGAGGATGTGTGA
- a CDS encoding serine/threonine protein kinase — protein sequence MRSAEGFLDRFRGPVARSRDEVERGLKPEHQRAMEGASPVVVEGYSVEGLVAFGGQGAVYKAVQRGTGRLVAIKLPLGDTQRHPSTRYRFEREVELAARLDHPGIVRIIEACRVEDGRLGYVMEYVEGETIDRWSMRTRADGAAGMRRIVAVMAEVADAIAAAHQRAVLHRDIKPSNVIVAGDGKARVLDFGLAKSLDASGSSFVTMTGAFLGTLAYAAPEQIDGGAEAVDIRTDVYAMGLLLFLCLTGRLPYATDVPTAELLRQIRECDPVRPSTVVNQIPADLDAIVLKALAKVRERRYTTAGEFRDDLRAWLAGQAVRARFDSRWYVARKTIRRHRRVVAAGLVMGLLVAAGVGLVAYTIASTDAARAREAYERSRATTESARADAVRQLIDELLPIASIEAGNPLTAASVQSLNLLDRKLESGQLRDQPMLEAALRGLLAALYNDRGTLGRAELHARHSLRLHQITMGEAHTETLRAADTLAGILLQRRKLGEAELLAQRAYQSRSRVLPASHHDVLTSLYTLARIELERGRFRSAQSLVNKIESDGSASVEAHPTLTSSLIAINTDIALAEGRVTDALPLAQRAAIASFRLRSDDHPEVARAIRRLARAERAVGQDELAKRNEMLAELMEGTLGSNRPAETWAMLVELKERLLGPDDIQVSGTLILQGLAQQAAREWSEALVTLDRAVEILQREEGPDSLTAIDCINQFTQSMMREHRLDEIREHSQHRYEVYKQKHPNRLSIMIVVAHREWASWLGVMGRDEEAFAELDRVLVELQDIAHNDPIERIRAEIEIAELHAARGECDLAEPLARSILDAIGSDMQFWWEAHRAERVLVEGQITRREFALAEHTINEVARYRVPMGAGFVPEAQPERRMAGRWIAAYREVDRPEPPAFADLRLVYGLMDE from the coding sequence ATGCGATCGGCAGAGGGGTTTCTGGATCGCTTCCGGGGGCCTGTGGCACGGAGCCGAGACGAGGTCGAGCGTGGTCTGAAGCCGGAGCACCAGCGAGCCATGGAGGGTGCGAGCCCGGTGGTTGTGGAGGGCTACTCGGTCGAGGGGCTGGTTGCCTTCGGCGGTCAGGGCGCGGTCTACAAGGCGGTTCAGCGCGGCACAGGCCGGCTCGTTGCGATCAAGCTGCCACTCGGGGACACCCAGCGCCATCCTTCGACGCGGTACCGATTTGAGCGTGAGGTCGAGCTCGCAGCGCGGCTTGATCATCCGGGCATCGTGAGGATCATCGAGGCCTGCCGCGTGGAGGACGGGCGACTTGGATACGTGATGGAGTATGTTGAGGGAGAGACGATCGACCGATGGTCGATGCGGACGCGAGCCGATGGTGCGGCAGGGATGCGCCGGATCGTTGCGGTGATGGCGGAGGTCGCGGATGCGATTGCCGCGGCGCATCAGCGTGCGGTGCTGCATCGAGACATCAAGCCGAGCAACGTGATCGTGGCCGGTGATGGAAAGGCGCGTGTGTTGGACTTCGGTCTGGCGAAGTCGCTCGATGCCTCCGGATCATCTTTCGTGACGATGACGGGCGCGTTTCTCGGGACGCTCGCGTATGCCGCGCCAGAGCAGATCGATGGGGGCGCGGAGGCGGTCGACATCCGGACGGATGTGTACGCGATGGGCCTGCTGCTCTTTCTGTGTCTGACAGGGAGATTGCCGTACGCGACGGACGTGCCGACGGCGGAGCTGCTGAGACAGATCCGAGAGTGCGACCCGGTGCGACCGTCGACTGTCGTGAATCAGATTCCGGCGGACCTTGACGCGATCGTGCTGAAGGCGCTCGCGAAGGTGAGGGAGCGGCGGTACACGACCGCGGGGGAGTTTCGTGACGATCTTCGCGCCTGGCTCGCGGGGCAAGCGGTGCGAGCGCGGTTTGACAGCAGGTGGTACGTGGCGAGGAAGACGATCCGGCGGCATCGGCGGGTTGTCGCCGCGGGGCTTGTGATGGGGCTATTGGTGGCTGCGGGTGTGGGCTTGGTTGCATACACGATCGCCAGCACGGATGCGGCACGGGCACGAGAAGCGTATGAGCGCAGCCGCGCGACAACGGAGTCGGCCAGGGCCGATGCGGTGCGGCAGTTGATCGATGAGTTGCTGCCGATCGCGAGCATAGAGGCCGGTAACCCGCTCACTGCAGCGTCGGTGCAGAGTCTCAATCTGCTCGATCGCAAACTTGAGTCTGGCCAATTACGCGATCAACCCATGCTTGAGGCGGCGCTCCGTGGACTCTTGGCTGCTCTCTATAACGACCGCGGAACGCTTGGACGGGCAGAACTCCACGCACGTCACTCGCTTCGGTTGCATCAGATCACGATGGGCGAGGCCCATACCGAGACCTTGCGAGCCGCGGACACACTCGCGGGGATCCTGCTTCAGCGTCGGAAGTTGGGGGAGGCCGAGTTGCTCGCTCAGCGTGCGTACCAGTCAAGATCGCGGGTTCTGCCCGCATCACACCACGACGTGCTCACGAGTCTCTACACCCTGGCACGGATAGAGCTTGAGCGGGGCAGATTCAGAAGTGCCCAATCCCTTGTAAACAAGATCGAATCCGACGGAAGTGCGAGCGTGGAGGCACATCCCACGCTTACATCATCGCTCATTGCGATCAATACGGATATAGCGCTGGCTGAAGGTCGAGTCACAGACGCACTGCCTCTGGCGCAGCGTGCGGCGATCGCGTCGTTCCGCCTTCGCTCGGACGATCATCCAGAGGTAGCCCGTGCCATCCGGCGGCTGGCGCGTGCCGAGCGTGCCGTGGGTCAGGACGAGCTTGCGAAGCGCAACGAGATGCTCGCCGAGCTGATGGAGGGCACGCTAGGATCCAATCGCCCCGCAGAGACGTGGGCCATGCTTGTGGAACTCAAAGAGCGGCTGCTCGGACCGGATGACATCCAGGTATCGGGCACGTTGATCCTTCAGGGACTCGCTCAACAGGCCGCACGAGAGTGGAGCGAGGCACTTGTCACGCTGGATCGCGCTGTTGAGATACTTCAACGCGAGGAGGGGCCAGACTCTCTGACCGCGATCGATTGCATCAACCAGTTTACGCAGTCAATGATGCGTGAACATCGGCTTGATGAGATCCGTGAGCATTCTCAGCATCGATATGAAGTGTATAAGCAGAAGCATCCAAATCGCCTCAGCATCATGATTGTTGTGGCACACCGTGAGTGGGCATCTTGGCTCGGTGTGATGGGACGCGACGAGGAGGCGTTTGCCGAGCTTGATCGGGTTCTCGTGGAGTTGCAGGACATTGCGCACAACGATCCGATCGAACGAATCCGCGCAGAGATTGAGATCGCGGAGTTGCATGCGGCCAGAGGGGAATGCGATCTTGCGGAGCCGCTCGCTCGCTCTATCCTTGATGCCATCGGTTCGGATATGCAGTTCTGGTGGGAAGCCCACCGGGCAGAACGCGTGCTTGTCGAGGGCCAGATCACCAGGCGTGAGTTTGCTTTGGCAGAGCACACGATCAACGAGGTTGCGCGGTACAGGGTCCCAATGGGTGCGGGCTTCGTTCCTGAGGCTCAACCCGAGAGGCGAATGGCAGGTCGATGGATTGCCGCTTATCGCGAGGTCGATCGGCCGGAGCCGCCCGCTTTCGCCGACCTCAGGTTGGTGTATGGCCTCATGGATGAGTAG